The Toxorhynchites rutilus septentrionalis strain SRP chromosome 3, ASM2978413v1, whole genome shotgun sequence genome includes a region encoding these proteins:
- the LOC129780624 gene encoding uncharacterized protein LOC129780624 produces MSGGYSYNREAVRVKVKKCEKNVQPETRKFSVDPQITSLEVLYSILAKAFDLKTDFGISYKALDLNGHETYLVVLSDWDLDAAFLRAHNQSIATKSEPCIYLRVDIKPFSETLEWDGSGNVGGITRELASLQQSIGAGQKYVQSKLPGLIMNQMEKTFSLVQRALNLVEDPMMTQAIRPPLGDTEFRTFLDSVGQIIEPDQLRKVIYLGGIDPSLRRVIWKHILNVYPDGMTGRERMNYMKKKSSEYYKLRDVWRTAVQQGNIVGELAYVTSMVRKDVLRTDRLHPFYAGSDDNQNIASLFNVLTTYALNHPAVSYCQGMSDIASPLLVTMADEAQAYICFCAIMARLSCNFMLDGIAMTLKFNHLSEALQYYDPDFFAYLKMHQADDLLFCYRWLLLEMKREFAFDDSLRMLEVLWSSLPPMALKGELSLFEKEYEPPPPDVPPPKSPSQVVLRTPRENPYTKVCALRRQSSALSLSTTYTNPISIQGAPGKLDATKRLNLSLDENITRDTLYSAKGMKSHQSLDEAKIALVKQRKVVRSVGDDDILEGCYDQEDNETADVNDSVFNSPQHPQGKSKEISVENKNPFLDSSPEPTSPTELMTENNAPTTRTDFANDRSTENDSKIQNNVQPQKNYAQPLQHQPPPPASATNTKRNSPIIRSKSLFSSGTGNLIARQLSNQRKNFSASGGGHFKDLKEKLAASKKGILASLDKSGGDIACTASGEDDRKPKLVKNFNEFLSFAAINRSRISDKLNTKRVVSSIDSAGSNSTLTTGSTSTTMDDDSTEVIEYEDLKPRPLIQLTKSSFDDSDSSSIGVVDSMTAVSRSSDNSSFIVDESSVSVSPIHQPLQTVDASKDDEDNKVDYQSQAQEGSSPDDSQEYFPMTTSMTRELRLELENLDRHVFGTDFHNQQRFYTLSGCIDLDTPPESGDSVKSITQARHISYRKLTDNCSNDLEIQSADEICDLREVSSSETVQFRDKKKMINDVDVDGGKRISTSSANADVFVWENPLHQCDSPLSAGGDTSQARPLTTMIERTATTPDEHPELEYDGEIIVETAAGKTSVTPIRLVRRTGDQSNTNSNRNSMMLPDSDSDDSVEQSPAVNFKFHPNNPFYDANTIESMRAPATIDAAFSPLDASLEIPPQTTTGSSNSFEEASEASKVDLVIQQPSMNTSSNVMPPERAETIKIAGVLPPPNEFGGGNPFLMFLCLTILLQHRDYVMKTGMDYNEMAMHFDKMVRKHNVVRVLNQARQMYAEYRRLHQQQQQQQHHKSNNVCGGGMSNSMYENLGGGPAGNEAVHVRRNTTSALSFTA; encoded by the exons ATGTCTGGAGGATATAGTTATAACCGTGAGGCTGTTCGGGTTAAAGTAAAG AAATGTGAGAAGAATGTGCAACCGGAAACCCGAAAATTTAGTGTTGACCCACAGATTACTAGTCTGGAAGTACTTTACTCAATTTTAGCGAAAGCTTTTGACCTGAAAACTGACTTTGGCATAAGCTACAAGGCGCTCGATTTGAATGGGCATGAAACCTACTTGGTTGTCCTTTCCGACTGGGATTTGGATGCTGCTTTCCTCCGAGCACACAATCAGTCTATCGCGACAAAGAGTGAACCTTGCATTTACCTGCGAGTCGACATCAAGCCATTTTCAGAAACCCTGGAATGGGATGGCTCTGGCAATGTGGGAGGAATTACGCGAGAGCTGGCATCGTTGCAGCAATCGATTGGAGCCGGGCAGAAGTATGTTCAGAGCAAGCTCCCTGGTCTGATTATGAACCAAATGGAGAAGACGTTCTCGTTGGTACAACGAGCATTGAATTTGGTCGAAGACCCAATGATGACTCAAGCCATCAGACCACCTCTCGGAGATACAGAATTTAGGACGTTTTTGGATTCGGTCGGGCAAATCATCGAGCCTGATCAGCTGCGTAAAGTGATTTATCTGGGTGGAATTGATCCGAGCTTGAGGAGAGTGATTTGGAAGCACATTCTCAACGTGTATCCGGATGGAATGACTGGTCGGGAACGGATGAACTACATGAAGAAAAAATCAA gtgAATATTATAAACTCCGAGATGTCTGGCGCACTGCTGTTCAACAGGGCAATATTGTCGGCGAGCTGGCATATGTAACGAGCATGGTACGGAAGGATGTCCTTAGAACTGATCGGTTGCATCCATTCTATGCTGGCAGCGATGACAATCAGAACATTGCATCGTTGTTCAATGTGCTTACGACCTATGCACTGAACCATCCAGCAGTCAGCTATTGCCAAGGAATGTCCGACATCGCTTCGCCTCTTCTTGTCACGATGGCCGACGAAGCACAAGCGTATATTTGTTTCTGTGCGATCATGGCCAGACTGAGCTGCAACTTCATGCTGGACGGAATAGCGATGACGCTGAAATTCAATCATCTTTCAGAGGCATTGCAGTATTACGATCCGGATTTCTTCGCATACTTGAAAATGCACCAAGCCGACGATTTACTATTTTGCTATCGTTGGCTGCTACTGGAAATGAAACGAGAGTTCGCTTTCGATGATTCTCTGAGGATGTTGGAAGTTCTATGGAGTTCCCTTCCACCAATGGCTCTAAAGGGTGAATTATCGCTATTCGAAAAGGAATACGAGCCACCACCTCCGGATGTACCTCCACCTAAAAGCCCTTCCCAAGTGGTGTTGAGAACTCCTCGCGAAAACCCTTACACAAAAGTTTGCGCTCTTCGGAGGCAAAGCTCAGCTCTATCATTAAGCACAACCTACACCAATCCAATCAGCATTCAAGGTGCTCCTGGGAAGCTGGATGCCACCAAACGGTTGAATCTTAGTCTGGATGAGAACATAACCCGAGATACTCTCTATTCCGCTAAAGGGATGAAATCTCATCAAAGTTTAGACGAAGCAAAAATCGCATTGGTAAAACAGCGAAAAGTTGTTCGCAGCGTTGGAGATGACGATATATTAGAAGGCTGTTACGATCAAGAGGACAATGAAACAGCCGATGTGAATGATAGCGTTTTCAACTCGCCGCAACATCCTCAAGGCAAAAGTAAAGAAATATCCGTGGAGAATAAAAATCCTTTTTTGGATAGTTCGCCGGAGCCGACGTCTCCCACAGAACTGATGACTGAAAACAATGCACCAACAACCCGCACTGATTTTGCAAATGATAGGTCTACAGAGAATGACAGCAAGATTCAGAATAATGTACAGCCTCAGAAAAATTATGCTCAACCTCTGCAACACCAGCCACCACCACCAGCCAGTGCGACGAACACCAAAAGAAACTCGCCAATTATCAGAAGCAAGAGCTTGTTTTCGTCCGGAACCGGAAACTTGATCGCTCGGCAACTTAGCAATCAGCGGAAAAACTTCAGTGCCTCCGGCGGAGGACATTTCAAAGACTTAAAGGAAAAGCTGGCAGCCAGCAAGAAAG GCATCCTCGCATCACTCGATAAGTCTGGGGGAGACATTGCATGTACTGCTTCGGGAGAAGATGATCGAAAACCAAAACTAGTTAAGAATTTTAATGAATTTCTCAGCTTTGCAGCAATCAATCGTAGCCGAatcagtgacaaattaaacacaaaacgtgTTGTTTCATCAATCGACTCGGCAGGTAGCAACAGTACATTAACAACGGGTTCAACAAGTACTACCATGGACGATGATTCTACCGAGGTGATTGAGTATGAAGATTTGAAACCGCGACCACTGATACAGTTGACAAAGTCGTCATTTGATGATTCCGATTCATCCAGCATTGGGGTGGTCGATTCGATGACGGCCGTCTCGCGATCTAGCGACAATAGTAGTTTCATAGTCGATGAGAGCTCGGTTTCAGTGTCACCGATACACCAACCACTGCAGACAGTCGACGCCAGTAAGGATGACGAAGACAACAAAGTCGACTATCAGTCGCAAGCGCAAGAAGGAAGCAGTCCGGACGATTCACAGGAGTACTTTCCTATGACGACATCCATGACGCGAGAATTAAGATTAGAACTAGAGAATCTAGACCGTCACGTGTTCGGTACGGATTTCCACAACCAACAGAGATTTTACACATTAAGTGGTTGCATCGACTTAGATACCCCACCCGAAAGTGGGGATTCCGTCAAGAGCATCACTCAGGCACGGCACATAAGTTATCGAAAGTTAACTGATAACTGTTCCAATGATTTGGAAATACAATCAGCCGATGAAATATGCGACTTGAGGGAAGTGTCGAGCAGTGAAACAGTTCAGTTCCGAGACAAAAAGAAAATGATCAATGACGTGGACGTTGACGGTGGCAAACGGATCAGTACTTCCAGTGCCAATGCAGACGTTTTCGTGTGGGAAAATCCGCTGCATCAATGCGATAGCCCACTTTCTGCTGGAGGTGACACATCACAAGCGCGCCCCTTGACAACAATGATAGAACGAACTGCTACCACGCCGGATGAACACCCGGAACTTGAATACGATGGGGAAATAATTGTCGAAACAGCCGCCGGGAAGACATCTGTCACTCCGATACGGCTAGTGCGCCGTACGGGAGATCAATCTAACACCAATTCGAACCGAAACTCAATGATGCTTCCCGATTCTGACTCCGACGATTCCGTGGAACAATCTCCCGCAgttaatttcaaatttcatccGAACAATCCCTTCTATGATGCCAATACCATTGAATCGATGCGAGCTCCAGCCACGATAGATGCTGCCTTTTCCCCACTTGATGCCAGCTTGGAAATTCCTCCCCAAACAACGACTGGCTCGAGCAACTCGTTCGAAGAAGCTTCCGAGGCATCTAAAGTTGATTTGGTTATTCAACAACCGTCGATGAATACCTCTTCCAACGTGATGCCTCCAGAGCGTGCGGAAACAATCAAAATTGCAGGTGTATTACCTCCACCGAACGAATTTGGTGGAGGTAATCCGTTTCTGATGTTCCTTTGTTTGACTATTCTgttgcagcatcgggattatgTAATGAAAACGGGCATGGATTACAACGAAATGGCAATGCACTTCGACAAGATGGTTCGGAAGCACAACGTTGTGCGGGTTTTGAACCAAGCGAGACAAATGTATGCCGAGTATCGGAGActgcatcagcagcagcagcagcagcaacatcaCAAGAGCAACAATGTGTGTGGAGGAGGTATGAGTAACAGTATGTATGAGAATCTTGGCGGTGGACCGGCTGGTAACGAAGCCGTGCATGTGCGAAGAAACACAACAAGTGCATTGTCCTTCACGGCGTAG